The Clupea harengus chromosome 26, Ch_v2.0.2, whole genome shotgun sequence genome has a segment encoding these proteins:
- the LOC116219710 gene encoding zinc finger protein 239-like, producing MEIKEEDESDLRDCDRDDSSPTRDVQRIHSRKRSPEERRKKIIRHQQSNTRKKQHECPQCFKTFASPSALAIHQRTHTGEKPHQCPQCGKTFSRIYSLKMHQRVHSGKKPHQCSQCGKTFSQMSSVKKHQRIHTGEKPYHCSQCGKTFSQMGSVKKHQRIHTGEKPYHCSQCGKTFSQMVELERHQMFHTGEKPYQCTTCGKGFKSSSELRIHQMTHTGEKPHQCSQCGKTFSQMSSLKIHLMIHTGEKPYQCTTCGKEFRSSSALTIHQMTHTGEKPHQCSHCEKAFTAIGSLIRHQRIHTGDKKKVKKNKH from the exons atggaaattaaagaggaagatgaatcGGATTTAAGAGACTGTGATCGTGATGACTCTTcgcctacaa gagacgttcaaaggatccattcTAGAAAAAGGAGtccagaggaaagaagaaagaaaatcatcagacatcagcagtcgaacacaaggaagaaacaacatgaatgccCCCAATGTTTCAAAACCTTTGCCTCACCTTCcgctcttgcaattcatcaacgaacacacacaggagaaaagccccatcaatgtcctcagtgtggaaagacttttagccGTATTTATAGTCTCAAGATGCACCAGAGGGTCCATAGTGgaaaaaagccacatcagtgttctcagtgtggaaagacttttagtcaaatgagTAGtgtcaagaaacaccagagaatccacactggggaaaagccatatcattgttctcagtgtggaaagacctttagtcaaatgggtagtgtcaagaaacaccagagaatccacactggggaaaagccatatcattgttctcagtgtggaaagacctttagtcaAATGGTCGAACTGGAGAGACACCAGATgttccacactggagaaaagccatatcagtgtactacatgtgggaagggtttcaaaAGTAGCAGTGAACTTAGGatccaccagatgacacatactggagaaaagccacatcagtgttctcagtgtggaaagactttcaGTCAGATGTCTTCTCTCAAGATACACCtgatgatccacactggggaaaagccatatcagtgtactacatgtgggaaggagTTCAGGAGTAGCAGTGCACTTACAatccaccagatgacacatactggagaaaagccacatcagtgttctcattgTGAAAAGGCCTTTACTGCAATTGGTAGTCTCatcagacaccagaggatccatactggggacaaaaaaaaagttaaaaaaaacaaacattaa